tcacttCTTATCTCACTGAGAGAGGAAGATTTCAGCTTGgatcaaaaaaaaagaaagaaaagagcaattacatttttaatcacCTTAAATCCAGTATGTTGGATGTCCTCAAATCCAAAGACACCACACAACCCACGGAGCTGAGCCCGGAGACGAGTCCTCTCGGTCTGAGTCATCATTTTGTAACACAGACATATTTGACACGTGCATGAATGAAAAAACCTAGAGGCCAAAGCAGATTAGATTGTTATCCATCCACAAATGAAGATAGAAATCAGAGGCACAATGACGAGCATGTGATGTCACTGGTGGACGGGTGTGgttgagacagagacacacttcCTCCTGTAAATCTTTCAATGCAACAAGGAGCACTTacttaaaatgatattaaatcaAAAGTTAAATGAGCtaaaacaacatcacaacaaaatgagaaACACTCTGATTGGGAAAAGAGACAGGGCTTGTTCTACCTTATCTGCATGACACAACcagaggaacaaacacacacacacacacacacacacataaacacacgatAAACATATGATTAATTGATCTAATGATGTTTAATGTCTTTCTCTGTTATCTCTGTTGATTCTGACACTttagtttgttgtttctttaaacTTTCATGTCAATAAAGTAGCTTTGACTTTAATTTAACTACATTTCAGAGACAGAAATAGTAAATTTATTATTTGTTGGTTTGATGCAGGACTATCTAACTTGGTTTTTAATcttaaaacagcagctttaaaaagTAGTTGGATGTTTGAGTGAGTGTGAACATGGAGAAAGTTTCCTCAGCTTCAACTGTGACAATCAGCTCCAGCtagttgaagagtgaagctgagctgtcgatcagttaaaaacactcagaagttattaaaaacctgAATTCATCTCCAATATTCCGCAGGAAACTCCTCAAGAGTTTGGTGGAttagttacagcagcagctctactggttcaggaagcagaggatcatgggtaatatccatgTTGCATTAAAACCACTTCATCACAAAGCCCTAAAGAATAAATCCCCACCTGtgactgcagagggcgctgctgaTCAGTAAAAGTAACATAGAGCTGCTTTAAGCTGAAGATAAACTTGTAGTTCTGTGTTTATATGTTCTAATCTCTATCGTATCTCTGAACAGCCGCGGGTTCATTTGTACTTAATGTCAAAACGTCACATTCACTGTTCAGATGAACCActccaaacacaaaacacaccctCGGCTCTCACGCTacatgttttccttttgtctgCTTGGTAATTACAGGCCTGGAAGAGACGTCTCCACCCAGACTGACAGGGGTGAATGTCACGAGCTCCAGTAAACCAAACCTGGTGTGTTGAGGTTCACTGTTGTTCTCAGGATTTAGCGAGCGGAGAAAAGAGACGTGGAGAGAgaatatgtgtctgttgtgtaacggctgtgaaatgtgtgtcagtgtgactgTGCAAGAAGAAGTGCAATAGAGCATGACGCTGCAAAgaagaggctgtgtgtgtgtctgtgtgtgtgtgtgtgtgtgcttgtgtgtgtgtgcatatatcgACCCCATGGTCTTCaagcagctgctggagtctGTCACATTTCAGCAAGAGTGTGCAAAAGAGAGAATCTGTGGattgtgactctgtgtgtgaattTAAGAtggggtgcatgtgtgtgtttttgtgtgcttgtttgcAGTTTATAAAATGTCAGCCTTGTGATATAACTTAATAACTTTATATCCGCTCCTACAGCTACATCGTTAGCTGCTCTCACTCTTTCGTTGtcactctcttcctccctccctcacaattttcatttaaatcaatgtttaatcttaaatatgtttattcaTCAACTGTCGACAATAACCatcaatttaaatgtatttgacttTGCACCGTGTCTTTAATTTTTCCATTTGAGAGTTACTGgctgttttttaacatttcagtgttttcatagCTGTGAACCACGatattaaaagataaaaataagGGCGAGCGACAACACGTtttctgattctctctccatcctccgtcGTCTCACCTTTattcatcctcttctctctaGTGAGAATCACAATGTGACTCCTTCATTAGCCCCGATAACAGTCTCAACCTGACTCCCTCTCGTCCTTGACAAACTCCCGACTCGACTCTCCTCAATTATTTCGACATTTCATTGAAATAATCACATCCATATGTATTTTTCTgcatctctccatcttctccccgcctccctctcctccctccatcattgTTATACAGAAGCTGGAGAGTGCTGATGAGGAGAAATTGAACGGAGGAGAAAGAGCTCAGGAGGCTGAGAGAACAGAGGGTCAGCTCAGGgcaggaagaggcagagaagagcaatttgttttgtttttattcctccGCACCGACGCCAGTGGCCGGAGGCTTAATGCTTTCTGCTCGTCCGTGTGTCTGTACGTACGTTTAGATTAATGTTCTGTCCGTCCTGATGTCTTTAACCTGATGTCTCATTAACGCCTTCAGGGAACATTTCAAATTGGTACAAACGATCACTTGCTCTTAAAGATGAGAGAGAAGTCGGTGGTCCAGGTCCCTTTGGCCtcatgaaacatgtttttggttttgtgAACGTAACATCTCCGGAAAACctcgagggaatttcttcaaatttggtacaaatgttcattTGGACTCATGGATAAACTGATTATAttcaggtggtcaaaggtcaaggtcaaggtcatgtTAGCCTCACACTACAAGATTTGGGAATATCAAATTATACATGTTTGGGGCTACCACTTCGATGGTTGCAATTAATTAAGATACCTAGAAGTTGTAGGAATGGAAACTACCCCTATATTGGAAATTCTTTGGCTGAATACCAATGACAGGTCTAGTTATATAGTTCTATGTCAACAAATACAAGATAAGCAAACATTTCTTTTGGCAATTTAATGTGACGACTTGTTACAAGAGTCAAAAGCAGTGAGGCAAGATTTTTCATTGCTGAACAGTTTCTAGATCAGTGTATTAAATTATCTTGTTTGGTGTAAAGCTACGACTTCATCAGATAAAAATGCTCCAGGATTTTAAGAAAACTTGACGTTGAATTAAAGTTTTACGATTGAAAACGTAAAAACCAGAAACTGCCAATATCAACTCAAAGGTGCTGAACAGTTTCCAGAGCTTTAAAAAGTCAAGTGTgggtttttaataaataaaatatgtctcATGTCCTTTACTTTAACTGGCTGCAGCATTTTAACGGCTCTTATCTCTCAATCATGCACCGATCATAGTTTCATTCATCTCTCTGACTGGAATCAAGATGATTCACGACATCACCTCAGAAGAGATAAGAGTCAGACCGAGACACAGGCTGTCAGACCTCTCACAGGATGGAGATCGATCGGGTGATAAGACCCACGCAGAGAGGAAGGAGCAATTTGTCGATGGAGTTAAGATTTAAGTGAaagttggaggaggaggagacgtgagGGGGGGAATCAGCAAAGGGATTAGATGAAGGAAGAGGTTGTTTGAGGTGATGGACGAGCAGcttcctgctctcctgctgtCCAAGGAGACACAGGATCAAGATGGAAGGGGCGGATCGTGCTCTGGTTaatatctgaaaacagctcctCAAGTTGTTTAACCCTCTGATACGACCCTGAGGATCATTTCAGGAAGCTATGAGACAGATAAACTGATATTAACTGACATATTCATCCAGATCTCCTCTTGTCAATGTCAATTAACAGTAGAACATATACAGAGCTGTCTGTCTAAACCCTATTTCgtcatatttattcatttctttcacttttagctcagttttggtctctaccacacagagcagctgcctTCTCGGCCCCGGAATGTTCCACCTTGTTCTCCAGGTAGTTCTGAAATTTGTCCGTCAGTTGTTTGGTGTTGAAAACAACAGTTGGTGCCGGAGCTGAACTGGATCACAGTCGAACTAAAACAGAGGAACATCGGTTACTTTtcaattttaaactttaaagaaTCAAAAGTATTTGTTTCTTACATTAACAAGTCTAAATATTCAGTTTCTCTCCTTCATGCACAGgcttgtgtgtacatgtttatGTAGATGCTGCATGtgtaaattcagattttatatttttcagccGTCCATTATCTTAACTGCTTCAACAAACGGTGAccaacaaccattcactctcacattctcACCTCAGgtcaatatttaaatataaaatttaagaatttaaagcaaattaaatcaataaatcaaaccggacaagcaccagcaccgaccTGTCAGCCTCAATGGTTCTTCCTCCTTATCTGGAACCAGGCTtctctaaacttatttaaaGTGACAGCTGTGGCAGAGGGAAGACACAGGCTCCATAACGGAGAGATTACCGAATAAATCAGAGCAGATAAGAGCAAGAAGGACGGATgtgcagaaaaataaataaagaagaagaagagggtcgtgcagagaagagagagagagaaggcctGGGTGGAGATAAGGGGGCAGTTAGATAGAGCGGCGTTATTAACAGGCCTGTGGGTGATTTGTTACCGCtgcacaaaaagaaagaaagaaacaagatggagagaatactgagaggaggggaagaggtgGTGGGTGAAGGGATATACAAGTCTTATTGTGACATCCTGACCAACGTGCTCGTCTTACCTCCATCACTCCTCCTCCGGCCCTCTGTGTGTCACCTCTCTGGGGCATCCATCCATACTTCCATTcatcatccatccacccatccatctgtccattcatccatccattcatccatcaatccacccatccatccgtccatccagcCACTCATCCGTCCattcatccacccatccatccgtccatccatccgtccatccatccatccacccatccatccatccgtcaaTCCAaacttccatccatcatccatccacccatccatccgtccattcatccacccatccatccacccatccatccgtccatccatccgtccatccatccatccacccatccatccatccgtcaaTCCAaacttccatccatcatccatccacccatccatccacacatccatccatccatgctgCAGCCTTGTAaaataccttttttagttttataaacatttaaaacagagtGATTCAATATTTGTAGCCGTGtgattttggaggaaaaactgAGACAGTGTTCTGTGAGAAGCTgattcacataaacacaaaattaaattaataaataaatattgaggCATATATAGACGTGAATATTACTAAAGTAAATGACCCATTCAGCATCACATATACTTGCCTTTGTTATCTGTCCGGGAGTTGTTGTGTCATCTtctcttacacacaaacaaacgctcAGGGGTGAAAACTTATGTATTGGTGTTGATCTTCATTTCTGACATTCTCCTCATGcttgtgtatttttacagttttctcctctgcagtgtttgtgttacacAACATGTTGGGAGCAGGTGTTGCTCTGATGGCTTcttgtgtgtttacagtttaACATATTCTAGAAGGTTTTCATTGTTCTTACTATTTGCCGCTCTTAAGAAACAAGCCATGGCCAGATGCTGAGTGAGATTACCTGAGTTaataaaatatactttattaaTAATACGCTTGTAGTGGCATGAGTCACAGCTCACTGTGTTTTTATCAGAGTTTCATCTCTGTGTTGACACACGCTTCAAAATATGAACCTCTTGCCTCCTTCAGGGGAAGTTGACTGAGAGTTCACGACTGAAAAATCTCTTCACGATGCAAAGTCTGGGCTCGTTTTTTAAAGcaaatgaaaagacaaagacTCAGAGTGTCAGTGGAGTCGGAACAGAACCTCACAGTGGTCCTGTGTACAAGCTGCACGATGGAAGAGGCTCAGGGACACTTCCACTTGCTGCAGAAGACAAACCACAGTTTTTCTGTCTCCACCAAACCAAAGTACAAAGACCTGAGACTTAAAGACATTAGTTTGAGACATAACGTCGATTTAATCATTAGATATTATCTCATCAGGGGAAAGGTTTTAACAGCTCAAGTAGATTTTCTCTAACTGCCTTTCACCTCCTGTAAAAGTTTAAGAGAAAGTTGAGACCTAGCGAAGAAGCTGGGACTCGGGACAGAGAGCAGATTGTTTACGAATcggaaggtcggtggttcgatccccagctcctTCCGACTGCTTGTGAAAGTGTGTGACTGACAGAGAtatgtgtgagaatgtgtgagtGGTGCAATGTGAATGTGAACTGTGGTGTCAAGTGCAGAAAAGAAAGGGATGACTGTCACTTGTCCTTTACTTAGGAAGGTGGAGTATCTTTAAGGGATAAACACAGCGCAGCCTGGAGGGGAACCATCGAAACTACTCCACCGATCTGCCAGGCTCTTATCCTGTACattcacacacgtgcacactcacaaaaacaacacacacactgagctcaggTCCTTTTTAGACACAAACACGTTCGTCAACATCTCGACAACTGGACACTTGATGTCAGAAGCTGCTGGAAACACAACAAGCCACAAGAGAGACTCCAGCTCGGCTGTGACACCTACTGACCCCTGCAGGCTGCCTCTGTGAACTGCAGCTAAGGACACATGCTGTTTTCAGCCTTTATGGAAAATTCATGTCACATTTCAGCAACAGCTTCACATTCATAATGCAAAGTGTAGTTTCCCACTGTGACATCAAAAGTTTCAGTGGAAAGGTTAAAGGTTAAATCCCTTAATGCTGCAGaactcacacagagaaaacattaacatgcatgtgAGGAGTTACTGGAGGTGGAAATGCAGATTTTTGccatattaataattaaaagacATATGTACTTTTTTCACCAAAGTTTGCTGATTGTGTGAAATGTCTGGTTTCTATATAATTTAGCATGTACTTGAGCTtgttatgtaaagtgcctttaGATATTGTATGTTGTGGGTacgtttttaaaataaaactgttcTGCGTCTTAATGTTGTAATACAATATGTTGTACAAGCAGAggtatttgtatgtttttccaTCACGGTGCCAACACCTTGTGTGTTCATGTATAAATAACACAACCAGAAGTTTAGAGAGAGATTTCACATTAAAGAAGTAAATCATTTGTGCTTGTGTGGTTACAACTTGTATAATAAAGTGAATCAGTTAAACAGCTTCTCACAGATCCCTCCATCTCCTGTGATCCAGACTCTTTGAAATATTCTCCTCCTGTCATTTCTTaccctccgtctccgtctctccgtctctctctctctctccagctgacAAGATGACGATGACAGATCTGTTGAAAGCTGAGGAGATCAAGAGAGCTCTTCAAGCCTTCGAAGGTCTGTAACCGTCGCACATACAGAGAAGTGAAACCGACAATCACAGCGAACGCACACACGTCGTTCAatccacataaacacacaccatcGTGCTCTGAATGTGTAGAGCTGTGCAGCTGGATATGATTTCACTCTTTGTATCATTGCTCTTTTTGCCTATTGAAGGAGAAACGTTTGATCCAAGAAAGTTCTTTGAAATGGTCGGGATGAGAGCCATGTCGGCCGAGAACGTCAAGAAGGTCTTCCGGGTCCTGGACGTGGACGGCAGCGGCTTCATCGAGGAGGAAGAGCTCAAGTGAGGGATTCACAAAGACccagaaatacacaaacacacacacacacacagcaacacggCTACAGGCAGATAACCAGCAGATTGTGTGGAGTCTGTCATGTTTACACTGAACACCGTGAGGGATGGTTCTCTGCAGGTACGTCCTGAAGGGCTTCTCCAAGGAGGGCAGAGATCTGACCGACGCAGAGACAAGTGAATTCCTCAAAGCAGCAGACAAGGACGGAGACGGCAAGATCGGCATCGACGGTGAGAGAAAGATGCTTATGAAACATTTTACTACTAAAGAAAAGGTAGAAGCCGGAGAGAGCAACATTCTGACTTGTATTTCTGCAGCAAAGCAGAATCCAACTTCAGATTTAAGCTGAATCCAAACAATGCAATTTCAAcggtgtaaataaataatattgtttttgtacAAAATACACAATCTCAAAACCCCCACACCTGTTCAGAGAAGTTAACTTACTTCAGTTGGTCAGGAAGTTGTCTGGGAACAAAAGTCACGAGTGCATCTTTGAAAACTTTGCAAACAGTTGGTCGAAGAGAAATAAACTGAGCATCTGTTAgttttataaattaataaatattcacTAATCCAGTGGATATCCAGAGCAGCAGGACCGTGTCTGAGGGACTGAAGCAAAATGAAGTAGAGATGGTTTTTCTAAGAAGTTTAGCTCATAACAGTGTATTGTAATAATTTTTGGGCACAAGACCATTTTATGAGACATCTTGACTTGTCAAAAAGCCCCTGATCCCGGCTGCATTCCATTCAGGTGCCTCCAGGTTATTGTTTAAACCAATGACTGTAGATAAAGATTAACGagacgtctccacttcctcccacgagCCAGGAAtcttgtttttatagcatcaaataactgattaaaacaaaactttcaGGAAATAATTTAAGTTTGAACATTTATCAGTGAGTTAAAAAATACCTTGTGGCTACTTTGGCTTTTTAGCTTGGTCcgtgtcccattcactaacatggaggaggcgttggcttttggggagcagtcatatCCTCCCCTCTTTACAGTCTTTTGTGCATTATGCTATTATTTACACCTGATCTATTTCTGCCTCAACAAGTCACATCGCTTTTTTTCTACCTATTGAAATCATTAACAATAtagaaataaatcatatttcaaTCATTTTCCTTTCAGCTGTCGATTCTGTCTTATAacttttgcacatttgaacTTTTCTCTTTCAGAGTTTGAGATCTTGGTGCATGAGTAGGGCACAGATGAacagcccctccctcctcctcctcctcctcctcctcttcgttcCTGCATTCATATTTTGTAAcggccaacccccccccccccccccccaaacccctgTCACCTCCCTCTGGACCCCGAGCACGGAGTCACACGAGAGCTGCTCGCTTCCACACCTGAGATGAACCCGGCCGACAGGGAGACGCCACGAGGAGAAACACACAGGCACCATAGGAGTCatcttttataaatatatatatctcataTCCACTCGCTCATGCTGTTTGGATTTTCAGAATCGTTCTTGATGATTTCATGAGGATAGTTTGTGGTCTGAAAACCGGTGGTGCTAGTGCTGTAGATGGTGTAGATGTTATGAAGACTTCTTCCTCTGTGTATTTCAGGTTGTGCATCTTGTCTGATTGGTTTTACTTCTAGATGTTCACATAACAGtttcctcccactcctcctcctcctcctcctcatccaccttccctcacctcacctcctctcccctttcccttcctcctcctcccttcctcctcccttcctcctcccttcctcctcctcctctctccctgcctccGATCAGATGATGTAGTAaagtaaatatgaaatataagaTGAGCtgtgaaggaaaaataaaagaagatctGAGTaagaaatgataataaataaaggttGAGTAATAACTGTGTCTTTACTTTGTGTTGCTCACAGTGGACACACAACATTCAACTCACTAAAAGACACTGAACAATGCAAAACATGTCAGTCACACAAGTAGAAATACGTTAGAATCAAATATCAACTTCAGTAAAatagatcaaataaataaacatgggtTAATATCAGCTGGaggctgtagcttcatatttatcaGGCAGATCTGAGAACAGCAGAGTCAAGAATAACGTTGTAATATTGCGAGAATAAAGACGTAAGAACAATATCAtgatttaatgtaaataaagacgTAATTCAATGagataaagtcataatattatgagATAAAGTCATAATCAAAGTAAGTTGGAATATTACAcagaaataaagatttttttggtaattttatgaaaattaaatcatgatttaatgaaaaaaagGTTGTAATTTAACAGAATTTAGTTTGAATTCATATGGGAAAAGAAGCCCcaatataatgagaataaaatctaTATTCTAATATTTTTATCTTTTGAAGTACTACTACTGATAATAAGTGTATTACTTACAAATTTTACGAAAGGAAACCAGCACCTATCAACATAAAACTTTATGTTTTTGATATTTAACCATAAAGATTTACTACAGTCACAAAACCTCATCTTTTCTAAAACCGGGCCAGAATCTCAGcgactcctcctctgctcttctgACTCCGCCCCCTTCACGTTTCAGATGAGACGACtttacacagaaacaacacaaaatgcaCGTCCTGCCTACACAACCCGATCCGGCAGCGTCAGTTACAAACCAAGCCGGGTCAGGTGATCCGAGGAGAAGATCTGTCATTGGTTGTCGTGGGGCGAAGCTTTACTGTGGCGAACGGGTTTGTGCCTCTGAAACGAGAGGATGATGGAGAATGTGACACAAGACCTCGTGTGATCAGCTGCTCTCTGACGACACAcagaaagaacacacacacacaaggacacacacacacacacacacaaacacacacacacatacacacacacactacaggcTGGATAACTTACACCAGTCAGAGGTGGACATTCACGATATATTTTTTTAGAGCTTATTGATTTAAACTTTTGTGGATCTTTAAAGACTGAAACTGAAAATCAATCATTTAAGCATCTGTCTACAAAATTTTTGATAAACTGTGAAATGTGTGAAAAAGAGAATATCTTAATAAATCTAAAATAATGTTGTGTCAACCACCAAGTGCAACAAAGGAACTTTATACTATATGACACTTGTTTTATCCATCATCATTTTTATGATGTGTGAAATTTCCCGAAGTGTGTTCAGGGTTTTCTTCACGCTGTAATGACACATGAAGGGATACTTGATAGTTTTTCGGATACAGAAATGATTCTGCAATATTTAATACACATGTATTCACTAAgtccaggaaaataaaaactatgttGTTGATTTTTGGGGATTAAATCGTACACGTTGATATTTACCTGGGAAACAGAGGGTTGTCAGGTCCCTGGGGTGATAAGCCCTGAAACAAGAGAGGACCCAAACATCAGACTTCTGATTAAATTTCTGTTTCAGGGTTATTTAATAtgcaacaggaaaataaaagccATTTCTTCTCAGTGTGAATCCTCTGGTACCTGGACATCAGAttcactcctcctctcaggGAGCGGGGAGATCGGCTGAAAATCGACCGAGCTCCTCCTCAGGTTCTGACTCGGCTGAGGAGG
This is a stretch of genomic DNA from Pleuronectes platessa chromosome 3, fPlePla1.1, whole genome shotgun sequence. It encodes these proteins:
- the pvalb7 gene encoding parvalbumin-7, with product MTMTDLLKAEEIKRALQAFEGETFDPRKFFEMVGMRAMSAENVKKVFRVLDVDGSGFIEEEELKYVLKGFSKEGRDLTDAETSEFLKAADKDGDGKIGIDEFEILVHE